A single genomic interval of Apis cerana isolate GH-2021 linkage group LG2, AcerK_1.0, whole genome shotgun sequence harbors:
- the LOC108002696 gene encoding homeodomain-interacting protein kinase 2 isoform X4 — MPFESRWPESAWNHTKAHGMCDMFIQTQQTSSVNGSSSSSSSSSNNTVHHHSKKRKLEYNVSQPVIQHALVQSTGDYQLDNTGLQQRYSVNGANTAFSSLHNNNALQKSSPNQQTLVRASTIKLLDTYQRCGQKRKTWSREGNGDGLAVHSANATNAVGSTVVSQHHTQQQQQLQQQQQQQQQQHKQTGMTAHSKQVTNAANGGGGSNPQGDGDYQLVQHEVLYSMTNQYEVLEFLGRGTFGQVVKCWKKGTNEIVAIKILKNHPSYARQGQIEVSILSRLSQENADEFNFVRAYECFQHKSHTCLVFEMLEQNLYDFLKQNKFSPLPLKYIRPILQQVLTALLKLKQLGLIHADLKPENIMLVDPVRQPYRVKVIDFGSASHVSKAVCNTYLQSRYYRAPEIILGLPYCEAIDMWSLGCVVAELFLGWPLYPGSSEYDQIRYISQTQGVPTEHMLNNASKTTKFFYRDMDSTYPFWRLKTPEEHEAETGIKSKEARKYIFNCLDDIGQVNVPTDLEGGQLLAEKADRREFIDLLKRMLTMDQERRITPGEALNHAFVTLAHLVDYAHCNNVKASVQMMEVCRRAGDFTASPAHHQAPPAPQPPPPTSLVANFVPTTNGSAVTFTFNNQLTNQVQRLVREHRTAQTGYDNLYQIYSNSSRRATQYSSSSSGSNSGRSGVHDFPHQLVPGLLCHPPSYQTMPSPAKHVVVAQPPQAQQAPLQIQPSIISQQAVAAAAAAAQQQYAAVPVSMVETGRQMLLTNAVQTSWPGGSRQMAAIVPSWQQLPPQHAAIQQPLLSDAGDWGRPLIVDSSAILQRPVFPVTEVYNTSALVEHPPQAWAKRSVTKHHQHHVTVPQQSQHRHEHKKETQQLSPVKKRVKESTPPSNMRRHSPSSSHWQQQPMQQHHHSSKHSSSHNVEHHQVTSGRQQTITIHDTPSPAVSVITISDSEDETPGKCCGDRQCGACQNLATRLSGDGRPVREEVIRSTQSTPRVVQPMQQTHSSSQSHTNGHATAHSTSQRSQRKNIISCVTVGDSDGEASPGRAHNHLYQHLPQHPQHQQTTQLIKHEPQQQHHVSSSSSGYSSQSQKKRLLAKVQSECNMVNVATKPEPGVEYLAPHPCHAPACKEPPTYQDDAYDMHDYFLQYVTTSSAHPHLQEQHIVYTTGTDKRVSWPGKRAEYKHEYVQPPAAHSRDHQKWAVANTVHQYRQSQVVGSAAHPGHTHSHHGHPAHLSPGGGGGGRSPAGGPVIGSAQHLGQPLYQEYAHVRSRAHAVPPPVYVTAAPSQAPTAIQQQQVPTYQGFTPGWVPRHLVDACISSPLTLYDSSRALPPPAHHSSARPLLASHAAHPLPAHMQPTAVYGLAPLSPAKHQYQPSSLWFTE, encoded by the exons AGAAAAACTTGGTCGAGGGAGGGTAATGGTGACGGCCTGGCAGTCCACTCCGCCAACGCGACGAACGCAGTGGGTAGTACTGTAGTGTCGCAGCACCACACTCAACAGCAACAGCAGCtgcaacaacaacagcagcagcagcaacaacaacacaAGCAGACAGGCATGACGGCACATAGCAAGCAAGTGACCAACGCTGCCAATGGAGGCGGTGGCAGCAATCCTCAAGGAGACGGAGATTACCAGTTGGTACAACACGAGGTTCTCTATTCTATGACTAATCAGTATGAAGTCCTCGAATTTTTGGGCAGAGGTACTTTTGGACAG GTCGTGAAATGCTGGAAAAAGGGAACCAATGAAATAGTAGCcatcaaaattttgaagaaccATCCATCATATGCGCGCCAAGGGCAAATTGAG GTCTCCATCCTGTCTCGACTTAGTCAGGAAAATGCGGATGAGTTCAACTTTGTGCGCGCTTATGAGTGCTTCCAGCACAAATCCCATACCTGCTTGGTCTTTGAGATGCTAGAACAGAATCTGTATGATTTCCTGAAACAGAATAAATTTTCGCCTCTACCGCTCAAATACATCAGACCGATTCTCCAACAAGTACTCACCGCTCTTTTAAAACTTAAG cAATTGGGGTTGATTCACGCCGATCTTAAACcagaaaatattatgttgGTGGATCCAGTACGTCAGCCTTATCGTGTTAAAGTTATTGATTTTGGGTCAGCCTCTCATGTGTCTAAAGCTGTCTGCAACACTTATTTGCAATCGCGATACTACCGTGCACCTGAAATTATACTTGGACTTCCATATTGTGAAGCGATAGATATGTGGTCGCTCGGCTGTGTGGTTGCGGAATTATTTCTAGGGTGGCCTTTGTACCCTGGTAGCTCGGAATATGATCAGATTCGATATATAAGTCAGACGCAAGGTGTACCAACGGAACACATGTTGAACAATGCCAGCAAAAcaacaaaattcttttacagAGACATGGACA gtACATATCCATTTTGGCGATTAAAAACACCGGAAGAACACGAGGCTGAAACTGGTATTAAATCTAAAGAAGCaagaaagtatatttttaattgtcttGATGATATTGGTCAAGTTAATGTTCCGACCGATTTGGAGGGTGGTCAACTTTTGGCAGAAAAAGCAGATAGAAGAGAGTTCATAGACCTCTTGAAGAGGATGCTCACGATGGACCAG GAGCGCCGTATAACACCCGGGGAGGCTCTGAACCATGCCTTTGTTACGCTGGCTCACTTAGTCGATTACGCGCATTGTAACAATGTCAAGGCTTCCGTCCAAATGATGGAGGTTTGCCGACGAGCCGGTGATTTCACTGCAAGTCCAGCGCATCACCAAGCTCCGCCAGCACCTCAACCACCTCCACCAACGTCATTGGTAGCTAATTTCGTGCCGACGACGAATGGTAGTGCCGTAACTTTCACCTTCAATAACCAGTTGACCAATCAAGTACAACGATTGGTTAGGGAACATCGCACTGCACAAACAGGATATGACAATCTG tatcaaATATACAGTAACAGTAGTCGTCGTGCGACTCAGTACAGTAGCTCGTCTAGTGGATCAAATAGCGGACGAAGTGGAGTACATGACTTTCCGCATCAATTGGTACCCGGTCTACTTTGTCACCCACCCAGTTATCAAACGATGCCAAGTCCTGCAAAACACGTAGTTGTTGCTCAA CCTCCGCAAGCGCAACAAGCTCCGTTACAAATTCAACCATCAATTATATCGCAGCAAGCTGTTGCTGCTGCAGCTGCAGCTGCTCAACAACAGTATGCTGCGGTACCCGTATCTATGGTAGAAACTGGACGACAAATGTTATTGACC AATGCTGTACAAACCTCTTGGCCTGGTGGAAGCCGTCAAATGGCTGCTATCGTACCATCTTGGCAGCAATTGCCACCGCAACATGCAGCGATACAACAACCATTATTGAGTGATGCCGGGGATTGGGGAAGACCTCTTATTGTAGATAGTTCTGCCATTTTGCAG CGGCCAGTATTTCCTGTCACAGAAGTTTACAACACTAGTGCCCTTGTTGAACATCCTCCTCAAGCTTGGGCAAAACGCAGTGTCACGAAGCATCATCAACATCACGTGACAGTACCTCAACAATCTCAGCATAGGCATGAGCATAAGAAAGAAACGCAGCAATTAAGTCCGGTGAAAAAGAGGGTAAAAGAAAGTACACCTCCGAGCAACATGAGACGGCATTCACCTTCGAGCAGTCATTGGCAGCAACAACCCATGCAACAACATCATCACAGCAGTAAACACAGCAGTAGTCATAACGTGGAACACCATCAAGTTACATCTGGTCGGCAACAAACTATTACAATTCATGATACCCCATCACCAGCAGTTTCTGTTATCACGATTAGTGATAGCGAAGACGAAACGCCGGGCAAATG CTGTGGAGATCGGCAATGCGGAGCCTGTCAAAATTTGGCAACTCGCCTGTCTGGCGATGGACGTCCAGTTCGCGAGGAAGTCATTCGAAG CACGCAGTCAACACCACGCGTGGTCCAGCCTATGCAACAAACTCATTCGAGTAGTCAATCGCACACTAATGGACACGCAACAGCACATAGTACGTCTCAGAGGTCGCAACGGAAAAATATCATCAGTTGTGTAACTGTTGGTGATAGCGATGGCGAAGCTAGTCCGGGTCGAGCACATAATCATCTATATCAACATTTACCGCAACATCCTCAACATCAGCAAACTACGCAGCTAATTAAACACGAACCTCAACAACAACATCACGTCAGCAG TAGTAGCTCTGGATATTCTTCTCAATCGCAAAAGAAACGTTTGTTGGCCAAAGTACAATCCGAATGCAATATGGTGAATGTTGCGACGAAACCGGAGCCCGGTGTTGAGTATCTTGCACCACATCCGTGCCACGCGCCAGCCTGTAAAGAGCCACCGACCTATcag GATGATGCCTATGACATGCATGACTACTTCTTGCAGTATGTGACCACGAGTAGCGCGCATCCCCACCTTCAAGAGCAGCATATTGTGTATACGACCGGCACGGACAAGCGGGTATCATGGCCTGGAAAGAGAGCTGAATACAAACACGAGTACGTTCAACCACCGGCTGCTCATTCCAGAGACCATCAGAAATGGGCAGTGGCAAATACTGTGCATCAGTATAG GCAGAGCCAGGTGGTGGGTTCGGCAGCCCATCCGGGTCATACCCACAGTCATCATGGGCATCCGGCCCACCTCAGTCCTGGGGGCGGTGGCGGGGGTAGAAGTCCTGCAGGGGGGCCTGTAATAGGAAGTGCCCAACATCTGGGGCAGCCCCTGTACCAGGAGTACGCTCACGTACGTTCAAGAGCCCATGCCGTGCCACCCCCGGTATACGTTACCGCCGCGCCTTCTCAGGCTCCCACTGCTATCCAGCAGCAACAAGTGCCCACCTATCAGGGATTCACACCCGGGTGGGTACCTAGACACCTAGTTGATGCATGCAT CTCGTCTCCATTAACGTTGTATGATTCTAGTCGAGCGTTGCCACCACCAGCTCATCACAGCTCGGCCAGACCGTTACTGGCAAGTCATGCAGCGCATCCACTGCCTGCACATATGCAGCCAACAGCCGTTTACGGATTGGCCCCGCTTTCACCGGCCAAACATCAATATCAGCCTTCTAGTTTGTGGTTCACCGAGTAA
- the LOC108002696 gene encoding homeodomain-interacting protein kinase 2 isoform X13, protein MPFESRWPESAWNHTKAHGMCDMFIQTQQTSSVNGSSSSSSSSSNNTVHHHSKKRKLEYNVSQPVIQHALVQSTGDYQLDNTGLQQRYSVNGANTAFSSLHNNNALQKSSPNQQTLVRASTIKLLDTYQRCGQKRKTWSREGNGDGLAVHSANATNAVGSTVVSQHHTQQQQQLQQQQQQQQQQHKQTGMTAHSKQVTNAANGGGGSNPQGDGDYQLVQHEVLYSMTNQYEVLEFLGRGTFGQVVKCWKKGTNEIVAIKILKNHPSYARQGQIEVSILSRLSQENADEFNFVRAYECFQHKSHTCLVFEMLEQNLYDFLKQNKFSPLPLKYIRPILQQVLTALLKLKQLGLIHADLKPENIMLVDPVRQPYRVKVIDFGSASHVSKAVCNTYLQSRYYRAPEIILGLPYCEAIDMWSLGCVVAELFLGWPLYPGSSEYDQIRYISQTQGVPTEHMLNNASKTTKFFYRDMDSTYPFWRLKTPEEHEAETGIKSKEARKYIFNCLDDIGQVNVPTDLEGGQLLAEKADRREFIDLLKRMLTMDQVERRITPGEALNHAFVTLAHLVDYAHCNNVKASVQMMEVCRRAGDFTASPAHHQAPPAPQPPPPTSLVANFVPTTNGSAVTFTFNNQLTNQVQRLVREHRTAQTGYDNLYQIYSNSSRRATQYSSSSSGSNSGRSGVHDFPHQLVPGLLCHPPSYQTMPSPAKHVVVAQPPQAQQAPLQIQPSIISQQAVAAAAAAAQQQYAAVPVSMVETGRQMLLTNAVQTSWPGGSRQMAAIVPSWQQLPPQHAAIQQPLLSDAGDWGRPLIVDSSAILQRPVFPVTEVYNTSALVEHPPQAWAKRSVTKHHQHHVTVPQQSQHRHEHKKETQQLSPVKKRVKESTPPSNMRRHSPSSSHWQQQPMQQHHHSSKHSSSHNVEHHQVTSGRQQTITIHDTPSPAVSVITISDSEDETPGKCCGDRQCGACQNLATRLSGDGRPVREEVIRSTQSTPRVVQPMQQTHSSSQSHTNGHATAHSTSQRSQRKNIISCVTVGDSDGEASPGRAHNHLYQHLPQHPQHQQTTQLIKHEPQQQHHVSSSSSGYSSQSQKKRLLAKVQSECNMVNVATKPEPGVEYLAPHPCHAPACKEPPTYQYVTTSSAHPHLQEQHIVYTTGTDKRVSWPGKRAEYKHEYVQPPAAHSRDHQKWAVANTVHQYRQSQVVGSAAHPGHTHSHHGHPAHLSPGGGGGGRSPAGGPVIGSAQHLGQPLYQEYAHVRSRAHAVPPPVYVTAAPSQAPTAIQQQQVPTYQGFTPGWVPRHLVDACISSPLTLYDSSRALPPPAHHSSARPLLASHAAHPLPAHMQPTAVYGLAPLSPAKHQYQPSSLWFTE, encoded by the exons AGAAAAACTTGGTCGAGGGAGGGTAATGGTGACGGCCTGGCAGTCCACTCCGCCAACGCGACGAACGCAGTGGGTAGTACTGTAGTGTCGCAGCACCACACTCAACAGCAACAGCAGCtgcaacaacaacagcagcagcagcaacaacaacacaAGCAGACAGGCATGACGGCACATAGCAAGCAAGTGACCAACGCTGCCAATGGAGGCGGTGGCAGCAATCCTCAAGGAGACGGAGATTACCAGTTGGTACAACACGAGGTTCTCTATTCTATGACTAATCAGTATGAAGTCCTCGAATTTTTGGGCAGAGGTACTTTTGGACAG GTCGTGAAATGCTGGAAAAAGGGAACCAATGAAATAGTAGCcatcaaaattttgaagaaccATCCATCATATGCGCGCCAAGGGCAAATTGAG GTCTCCATCCTGTCTCGACTTAGTCAGGAAAATGCGGATGAGTTCAACTTTGTGCGCGCTTATGAGTGCTTCCAGCACAAATCCCATACCTGCTTGGTCTTTGAGATGCTAGAACAGAATCTGTATGATTTCCTGAAACAGAATAAATTTTCGCCTCTACCGCTCAAATACATCAGACCGATTCTCCAACAAGTACTCACCGCTCTTTTAAAACTTAAG cAATTGGGGTTGATTCACGCCGATCTTAAACcagaaaatattatgttgGTGGATCCAGTACGTCAGCCTTATCGTGTTAAAGTTATTGATTTTGGGTCAGCCTCTCATGTGTCTAAAGCTGTCTGCAACACTTATTTGCAATCGCGATACTACCGTGCACCTGAAATTATACTTGGACTTCCATATTGTGAAGCGATAGATATGTGGTCGCTCGGCTGTGTGGTTGCGGAATTATTTCTAGGGTGGCCTTTGTACCCTGGTAGCTCGGAATATGATCAGATTCGATATATAAGTCAGACGCAAGGTGTACCAACGGAACACATGTTGAACAATGCCAGCAAAAcaacaaaattcttttacagAGACATGGACA gtACATATCCATTTTGGCGATTAAAAACACCGGAAGAACACGAGGCTGAAACTGGTATTAAATCTAAAGAAGCaagaaagtatatttttaattgtcttGATGATATTGGTCAAGTTAATGTTCCGACCGATTTGGAGGGTGGTCAACTTTTGGCAGAAAAAGCAGATAGAAGAGAGTTCATAGACCTCTTGAAGAGGATGCTCACGATGGACCAGGTA GAGCGCCGTATAACACCCGGGGAGGCTCTGAACCATGCCTTTGTTACGCTGGCTCACTTAGTCGATTACGCGCATTGTAACAATGTCAAGGCTTCCGTCCAAATGATGGAGGTTTGCCGACGAGCCGGTGATTTCACTGCAAGTCCAGCGCATCACCAAGCTCCGCCAGCACCTCAACCACCTCCACCAACGTCATTGGTAGCTAATTTCGTGCCGACGACGAATGGTAGTGCCGTAACTTTCACCTTCAATAACCAGTTGACCAATCAAGTACAACGATTGGTTAGGGAACATCGCACTGCACAAACAGGATATGACAATCTG tatcaaATATACAGTAACAGTAGTCGTCGTGCGACTCAGTACAGTAGCTCGTCTAGTGGATCAAATAGCGGACGAAGTGGAGTACATGACTTTCCGCATCAATTGGTACCCGGTCTACTTTGTCACCCACCCAGTTATCAAACGATGCCAAGTCCTGCAAAACACGTAGTTGTTGCTCAA CCTCCGCAAGCGCAACAAGCTCCGTTACAAATTCAACCATCAATTATATCGCAGCAAGCTGTTGCTGCTGCAGCTGCAGCTGCTCAACAACAGTATGCTGCGGTACCCGTATCTATGGTAGAAACTGGACGACAAATGTTATTGACC AATGCTGTACAAACCTCTTGGCCTGGTGGAAGCCGTCAAATGGCTGCTATCGTACCATCTTGGCAGCAATTGCCACCGCAACATGCAGCGATACAACAACCATTATTGAGTGATGCCGGGGATTGGGGAAGACCTCTTATTGTAGATAGTTCTGCCATTTTGCAG CGGCCAGTATTTCCTGTCACAGAAGTTTACAACACTAGTGCCCTTGTTGAACATCCTCCTCAAGCTTGGGCAAAACGCAGTGTCACGAAGCATCATCAACATCACGTGACAGTACCTCAACAATCTCAGCATAGGCATGAGCATAAGAAAGAAACGCAGCAATTAAGTCCGGTGAAAAAGAGGGTAAAAGAAAGTACACCTCCGAGCAACATGAGACGGCATTCACCTTCGAGCAGTCATTGGCAGCAACAACCCATGCAACAACATCATCACAGCAGTAAACACAGCAGTAGTCATAACGTGGAACACCATCAAGTTACATCTGGTCGGCAACAAACTATTACAATTCATGATACCCCATCACCAGCAGTTTCTGTTATCACGATTAGTGATAGCGAAGACGAAACGCCGGGCAAATG CTGTGGAGATCGGCAATGCGGAGCCTGTCAAAATTTGGCAACTCGCCTGTCTGGCGATGGACGTCCAGTTCGCGAGGAAGTCATTCGAAG CACGCAGTCAACACCACGCGTGGTCCAGCCTATGCAACAAACTCATTCGAGTAGTCAATCGCACACTAATGGACACGCAACAGCACATAGTACGTCTCAGAGGTCGCAACGGAAAAATATCATCAGTTGTGTAACTGTTGGTGATAGCGATGGCGAAGCTAGTCCGGGTCGAGCACATAATCATCTATATCAACATTTACCGCAACATCCTCAACATCAGCAAACTACGCAGCTAATTAAACACGAACCTCAACAACAACATCACGTCAGCAG TAGTAGCTCTGGATATTCTTCTCAATCGCAAAAGAAACGTTTGTTGGCCAAAGTACAATCCGAATGCAATATGGTGAATGTTGCGACGAAACCGGAGCCCGGTGTTGAGTATCTTGCACCACATCCGTGCCACGCGCCAGCCTGTAAAGAGCCACCGACCTATcag TATGTGACCACGAGTAGCGCGCATCCCCACCTTCAAGAGCAGCATATTGTGTATACGACCGGCACGGACAAGCGGGTATCATGGCCTGGAAAGAGAGCTGAATACAAACACGAGTACGTTCAACCACCGGCTGCTCATTCCAGAGACCATCAGAAATGGGCAGTGGCAAATACTGTGCATCAGTATAG GCAGAGCCAGGTGGTGGGTTCGGCAGCCCATCCGGGTCATACCCACAGTCATCATGGGCATCCGGCCCACCTCAGTCCTGGGGGCGGTGGCGGGGGTAGAAGTCCTGCAGGGGGGCCTGTAATAGGAAGTGCCCAACATCTGGGGCAGCCCCTGTACCAGGAGTACGCTCACGTACGTTCAAGAGCCCATGCCGTGCCACCCCCGGTATACGTTACCGCCGCGCCTTCTCAGGCTCCCACTGCTATCCAGCAGCAACAAGTGCCCACCTATCAGGGATTCACACCCGGGTGGGTACCTAGACACCTAGTTGATGCATGCAT CTCGTCTCCATTAACGTTGTATGATTCTAGTCGAGCGTTGCCACCACCAGCTCATCACAGCTCGGCCAGACCGTTACTGGCAAGTCATGCAGCGCATCCACTGCCTGCACATATGCAGCCAACAGCCGTTTACGGATTGGCCCCGCTTTCACCGGCCAAACATCAATATCAGCCTTCTAGTTTGTGGTTCACCGAGTAA